One window of the Pseudofrankia sp. DC12 genome contains the following:
- a CDS encoding HpcH/HpaI aldolase/citrate lyase family protein: MRHFAFLDPAARDALFHCPPKEISREDDRRLVATALGATLYAPGTRPKLSDDVRRQSAAGVASMVLCLEDAISDGEVAAAEANVVRALNELGEDPPSVGDSPGMIFVRVRSAEQIPALVAGLSPAAADVLAGFVLPKFVEDSGEMSMAAVLRACDDLGRQLWAMPVLESPEVINRESRLETLLGVRRLVDKHADHVLAVRLGATDLSGLYGLRRDRDLTIYDIAVVRDCIADIVNVCARGGDHVVTGPVWEYFAQPERLFVSSLRVTPFATADLADPVVQGPAMRRDLVSADLDRLIKEVVLDKANGLIGKTVIHPSHVAAVHALYVVTHEEYEDALTVADGATGGVRRSSYANKMNELRPHRLWAQAVLRRAEAFGVLKAGHTFVDVLAASQAVMA; the protein is encoded by the coding sequence GTGCGACACTTCGCCTTCCTCGACCCGGCGGCTCGTGACGCGTTGTTCCACTGCCCGCCGAAGGAGATCAGTCGCGAGGACGACCGCCGGCTGGTGGCCACCGCCCTCGGCGCGACCCTCTACGCCCCAGGCACCCGGCCGAAGCTGTCGGACGACGTGCGCCGCCAGTCGGCGGCCGGAGTCGCGTCCATGGTCCTCTGTCTGGAAGACGCGATCTCCGACGGCGAGGTGGCGGCGGCCGAGGCGAACGTGGTGCGCGCGCTCAACGAGCTGGGCGAGGACCCGCCGAGCGTCGGGGACAGCCCGGGGATGATCTTCGTCCGGGTCCGCTCCGCGGAGCAGATCCCGGCGCTGGTCGCGGGCCTCTCACCCGCCGCGGCCGACGTGCTCGCTGGCTTCGTGCTGCCGAAGTTCGTCGAGGACTCGGGCGAGATGTCCATGGCCGCGGTCCTGCGCGCCTGCGACGACCTGGGCCGGCAGCTCTGGGCGATGCCGGTGCTGGAGAGCCCCGAAGTGATCAACCGGGAGTCCAGGCTGGAGACGCTGCTCGGCGTGCGCCGGCTGGTCGACAAGCACGCCGACCACGTCCTCGCCGTCCGGCTGGGCGCGACCGACCTCTCCGGCCTCTACGGGCTGCGCCGCGACCGCGACCTGACCATCTACGACATCGCCGTGGTCCGCGACTGCATCGCCGACATCGTCAACGTCTGCGCGCGCGGCGGCGACCACGTCGTGACCGGCCCGGTGTGGGAGTACTTCGCCCAGCCGGAGCGGCTGTTCGTCAGCTCCCTGCGGGTCACCCCGTTCGCCACCGCCGACCTCGCCGACCCGGTCGTCCAGGGCCCGGCGATGCGCCGCGACCTGGTCTCGGCCGACCTGGACCGGCTGATCAAGGAGGTCGTGCTCGACAAGGCGAACGGCCTGATCGGCAAGACCGTCATCCACCCCAGCCACGTCGCCGCGGTGCACGCGCTCTACGTCGTGACCCATGAGGAGTACGAGGACGCGCTGACGGTCGCGGACGGCGCGACCGGGGGCGTCCGGCGCAGCAGCTACGCGAACAAGATGAACGAGCTGCGCCCGCACCGGCTGTGGGCCCAGGCCGTGCTGCGCCGCGCCGAGGCCTTCGGCGTCCTCAAGGCGGGCCACACCTTCGTCGACGTGCTCGCGGCCAGCCAGGCGGTGATGGCGTGA
- a CDS encoding zinc ribbon domain-containing protein, whose translation MSAAFDGSGYRQRVLAVLRARSPLRIDDPFLVADLDPEGSHSDADVAARLARVLGFLQRERGSAKYATLATELVRRRAEWEAPLLDPAQRERVRALVVEARRDGDTERLAKVDGYLATVRERFGGIPTSRVDGLRRLAAQAGVTGERFDVRLARERIIEDAAGARVAPLPPDARGQIRDRLDELRALRRGDHASTASLWAFLGVAPESPPARLAAAYEAVAAVNARRPHDREKTVTADLLALVRARLLEADPAAYSAGLLADAAEELRGAVEEHVLLDGEITAVAFEGLMRRALGTGRGLSAAQIRTVVLGLARDLGVPVSTGATVDFVVCPSCARPEPVGEVRVCRYCDTDLYVVCPSCARLTEAAAVVCRHCGQSVRQSRDATEAIGAIRRALDEGQPAQAVELVGRARPLLAALGGPAGAVGEELAARAAAALAAAEAGWRALADDRAAGRAQAALDRARWLVAQAADVRGPDGRDAAEVLAELTVAQAMIRRRVDAALGLPPAQREAALVAVLASASDSPEALAALAALPLGAPADLVAVPTVATGPTGAVLLRWRSADTAAPVTFWVDRVVAGTLGVPPTRAGLGTTTVAELTDAGAPAWAPVFYEVTAFSANRRSAVARTAPLVLTREVEQLRAAQTADGVRLTWRLDGPVQVVTVERAVDAVDPSVELAADEDADPATGGGAAPGAARVVDRSVRHTRAGGGTLTDPDVQAGVTYRYRLSVEYVAADGMPARTAGVEISVPVVARPLPVLDLAVSYSAGGTMLRWTAQPGGDVRVYAAPGVLPDVGAPPGGRFGAPPAAPVGPFGPFGPENVDLPLEALTGPVRLVGASRRGRLLDPAAVGPVVYTPVSVVGGRGVTGRSVQHIAPGGVTELRAEDRGDELVLFFRLAPGLTEARVLWRRDRTPTGPDDPTASAATVTVAGMQPRGGGWRLSAPRDGWPYYVACFPVFRVAGQPRAAAAGAEVVVRAPARPRVDAGAVPPLATSGAAAPAAGPLAAPGPSYLASVPAGPATSAIPVAVSTGALPMPSPGLAQPPVPAAPPSAGPPMTGLPPRVGVPMPAAGPMVVGGPPVPGGLLPAGAAQPQAVTGPVPQSPAGFATSTGPTPLPMAAGAPERQPGRPLPPMVNPPTGAGLPIVGRLGAPAGPGPASFDAPLPDAVGPMPAGPLPTSPGADEEIPSGPGWFRPAMPVPVVAFQPFPAEAPRAPLAEAGAEPAWTPAVPGSADPGAASPAGRFPALGAPAADSPAGWTLPATHTDLFAPVGQGAAAGFGAPTWPPGLATVPAAAGGSPPDGYGAGQPAAGPDGRSDQDGRSDAADSLLEDLDDESDEHADDDQFGDDLDDDRLGSGEPRVSYFATRAGWRRRVLRLRVRTDGVVPELVLVARPGTVPPATLGDGQALARLAPSAERATRTMDVRLEGALLPWGIRLLPAAAAAGDLTVDHPPDEALVIR comes from the coding sequence GTGAGCGCGGCTTTCGACGGCAGCGGTTATCGCCAGCGGGTGCTGGCGGTGCTGCGGGCGCGTTCCCCGCTGCGCATCGACGACCCGTTCCTCGTCGCCGACCTCGACCCCGAGGGCAGCCACTCCGACGCGGACGTGGCGGCCCGGCTCGCCCGCGTGCTCGGCTTCCTGCAGCGGGAGCGCGGTTCCGCGAAGTACGCCACGCTCGCCACCGAGCTGGTCCGCCGCCGCGCCGAGTGGGAGGCTCCGCTTCTCGACCCCGCGCAGCGCGAGCGGGTCCGGGCCCTTGTCGTCGAGGCCCGGCGGGACGGCGACACGGAGCGGCTCGCGAAGGTCGACGGGTACCTGGCCACGGTCCGGGAGAGGTTCGGCGGCATCCCGACCTCCCGGGTTGACGGGCTGCGCCGGCTGGCCGCGCAGGCCGGCGTGACCGGCGAGCGGTTCGACGTCCGGCTGGCCCGGGAACGGATCATCGAGGATGCCGCCGGCGCTCGGGTGGCCCCGTTGCCGCCTGACGCGCGAGGCCAGATCCGCGACCGGCTCGACGAGCTGAGGGCGCTGCGCCGCGGTGACCACGCGTCCACCGCCTCGCTCTGGGCCTTCCTCGGCGTCGCGCCGGAGTCGCCGCCGGCGCGGCTGGCCGCCGCCTACGAAGCGGTCGCCGCCGTGAACGCCCGCCGGCCGCACGACCGGGAGAAGACGGTAACGGCCGACCTGCTCGCGCTGGTCCGGGCCCGGCTGCTGGAGGCGGACCCGGCCGCCTACTCCGCCGGCCTGCTCGCGGACGCCGCCGAGGAGCTGCGCGGCGCCGTCGAGGAGCACGTCCTCCTCGACGGCGAGATCACCGCCGTCGCGTTCGAGGGCCTGATGCGCCGGGCGCTGGGCACCGGGCGCGGGCTGAGCGCGGCCCAGATCCGGACCGTCGTCCTCGGCCTCGCCCGCGACCTCGGCGTCCCGGTGAGCACGGGCGCGACCGTCGACTTCGTCGTCTGCCCCAGCTGCGCGCGCCCGGAGCCGGTCGGCGAGGTGCGGGTCTGCCGTTACTGCGACACGGACCTCTACGTCGTCTGCCCCAGCTGCGCGCGGCTCACCGAGGCCGCGGCCGTCGTCTGCCGGCACTGCGGGCAGAGCGTGCGGCAGTCCAGGGACGCCACCGAGGCCATCGGCGCGATCCGCCGCGCCCTCGACGAGGGACAGCCCGCCCAGGCCGTCGAGCTCGTCGGCCGGGCCAGGCCCCTGCTGGCCGCGCTCGGCGGCCCGGCCGGCGCCGTCGGTGAGGAACTGGCCGCGCGCGCCGCGGCGGCGCTGGCCGCGGCGGAGGCCGGCTGGCGGGCGCTGGCCGACGACCGCGCGGCGGGGCGGGCCCAGGCCGCGCTGGACCGGGCTCGCTGGCTGGTAGCACAGGCGGCCGACGTGCGCGGGCCGGACGGCCGGGACGCCGCCGAGGTGCTCGCGGAGCTGACCGTCGCGCAGGCGATGATCCGCCGCCGGGTCGACGCGGCGCTCGGGCTGCCGCCGGCCCAGCGCGAGGCGGCGCTGGTGGCGGTGCTCGCGAGCGCCTCCGACAGTCCCGAGGCGCTCGCGGCGCTGGCCGCCCTGCCGCTCGGGGCGCCCGCCGACCTCGTCGCGGTGCCGACCGTCGCCACCGGGCCGACCGGCGCGGTGCTGCTGCGCTGGCGGTCCGCCGACACCGCCGCCCCGGTCACCTTCTGGGTGGACCGGGTGGTCGCCGGCACTCTCGGCGTCCCGCCGACCCGGGCCGGCCTGGGCACGACCACCGTCGCCGAGCTGACCGACGCCGGCGCCCCTGCCTGGGCGCCGGTCTTCTACGAGGTGACGGCGTTTTCGGCCAACCGCCGTTCGGCTGTCGCGCGGACGGCGCCACTGGTGCTGACCCGCGAGGTCGAGCAGCTGCGCGCCGCGCAGACCGCGGATGGCGTCCGGCTGACCTGGCGGCTCGACGGCCCGGTCCAGGTGGTCACGGTCGAGCGCGCCGTCGACGCCGTCGACCCGAGCGTCGAGCTGGCGGCCGATGAGGACGCCGACCCGGCGACCGGCGGTGGTGCGGCACCCGGCGCGGCCCGCGTCGTCGACCGGTCCGTGCGGCACACCAGGGCCGGCGGGGGCACGCTGACCGACCCGGACGTCCAGGCCGGCGTCACCTACCGCTACCGGCTTTCCGTGGAGTACGTCGCCGCCGACGGCATGCCGGCCCGCACGGCCGGCGTCGAGATCTCGGTACCGGTGGTGGCGCGGCCACTGCCGGTGCTCGACCTCGCGGTCTCCTACTCCGCCGGTGGGACGATGCTGCGCTGGACCGCGCAGCCCGGCGGTGACGTGCGGGTCTACGCGGCGCCCGGCGTGCTGCCCGACGTGGGTGCGCCGCCTGGCGGCCGGTTCGGCGCACCGCCAGCCGCGCCGGTGGGCCCGTTCGGGCCGTTCGGGCCGGAGAACGTCGACCTGCCGCTGGAGGCGCTGACCGGCCCGGTCCGGCTCGTGGGCGCCAGCCGGCGCGGCCGGCTGCTGGACCCGGCCGCGGTCGGCCCGGTCGTCTACACGCCGGTCAGCGTGGTCGGCGGCCGGGGGGTCACCGGCCGCTCGGTGCAGCACATCGCGCCGGGCGGCGTCACCGAGCTGCGCGCCGAGGACCGCGGCGACGAGCTGGTGCTGTTCTTCCGGCTGGCGCCGGGCCTGACCGAGGCGCGGGTGCTGTGGCGACGGGACCGCACACCGACCGGTCCGGACGACCCGACCGCGTCCGCCGCGACCGTGACCGTCGCCGGAATGCAGCCGCGCGGTGGCGGCTGGCGGCTGTCCGCGCCGCGCGACGGCTGGCCCTATTACGTCGCCTGCTTCCCGGTGTTCCGCGTGGCCGGGCAGCCGAGGGCCGCGGCCGCCGGCGCGGAGGTCGTCGTGCGTGCTCCGGCCCGGCCGCGCGTCGACGCGGGTGCCGTGCCGCCCCTTGCCACGTCCGGAGCCGCTGCCCCCGCGGCCGGGCCGTTGGCCGCGCCCGGGCCGTCCTACCTCGCGTCGGTCCCGGCTGGCCCGGCGACCTCCGCGATCCCGGTCGCCGTGTCGACCGGCGCCCTGCCGATGCCCTCGCCAGGCCTGGCGCAGCCGCCGGTTCCCGCCGCGCCGCCGTCGGCCGGGCCGCCGATGACGGGACTGCCACCGCGGGTCGGCGTCCCGATGCCGGCCGCAGGTCCCATGGTGGTTGGGGGCCCGCCGGTGCCTGGAGGGCTGCTGCCGGCGGGCGCTGCGCAGCCTCAGGCGGTCACGGGACCGGTCCCGCAGTCGCCCGCCGGGTTCGCCACGAGTACTGGGCCGACACCGCTACCGATGGCCGCGGGCGCGCCGGAGCGGCAGCCAGGTAGGCCGTTGCCACCGATGGTCAATCCGCCCACCGGCGCGGGGCTGCCCATCGTCGGCCGGCTGGGTGCCCCGGCCGGTCCCGGCCCGGCTTCGTTCGACGCGCCGCTCCCGGACGCCGTGGGGCCGATGCCGGCCGGGCCGCTGCCTACCTCGCCGGGAGCCGACGAGGAGATCCCGAGTGGCCCCGGCTGGTTCCGTCCGGCGATGCCCGTCCCGGTGGTGGCCTTCCAGCCGTTCCCGGCTGAGGCCCCGCGCGCCCCGCTGGCCGAGGCCGGGGCGGAGCCGGCGTGGACCCCGGCCGTGCCGGGCAGTGCCGATCCGGGTGCCGCCAGCCCGGCGGGCCGTTTTCCGGCCCTGGGTGCCCCAGCCGCGGACTCACCCGCCGGCTGGACGCTGCCCGCGACCCACACCGACCTGTTCGCACCGGTCGGCCAGGGTGCCGCGGCCGGGTTCGGCGCGCCGACCTGGCCGCCCGGGCTGGCGACGGTCCCCGCCGCTGCCGGCGGGAGCCCGCCGGACGGCTACGGCGCCGGCCAGCCCGCCGCGGGTCCGGATGGCCGCTCGGACCAGGACGGCCGGTCGGACGCCGCGGACAGCCTGCTTGAGGACCTGGACGACGAGTCCGACGAGCACGCCGACGACGACCAGTTCGGTGACGACCTCGACGACGACCGGCTCGGTTCGGGCGAGCCCCGCGTATCCTACTTCGCGACCAGGGCGGGTTGGCGCAGGCGCGTCCTGCGGCTGCGGGTCCGCACCGACGGCGTGGTGCCCGAGCTGGTACTGGTCGCCCGGCCGGGGACGGTGCCGCCGGCCACGCTCGGCGACGGCCAGGCGCTCGCGCGGCTGGCGCCGAGTGCCGAGCGGGCGACCAGGACGATGGATGTCCGGCTTGAGGGCGCGCTGCTGCCCTGGGGCATCCGGTTGCTGCCAGCCGCCGCGGCCGCTGGCGACCTCACGGTCGACCACCCGCCGGACGAGGCGCTCGTGATCCGCTGA
- a CDS encoding Hsp70 family protein, which translates to MTNAAPRRRVGRDGGGVADGPHLASGGSGPHLASGGSGPHLASGDLASGRSGDGGRGAKVFGIDLGTTYSCIARLDEYGRPDVIRNIESQPTTPSVVLFDEGAERQVSFVVGTQAKRQLRIRPDDVASLVKRHMGTSDWRFVAHGVEYTAAAVSSLVLKALAADAERATGGPVTDVVITVPAYFGDEERKATKLAGELAGLTVVDIINEPTAAAFAYGFAQDGAAESTVLVYDLGGGTFDTTVIRLREGGITVVATDGDHELGGADWDLELVRHLARRFVEAQPDAGDPLDDVYDEQELLTSAEDAKLALSGRESVDVLVVHGGRRTSVTVTRSSFEELTKPLLDRTVELTASVLGRAKEKGVDRIDTCLLVGGMSKSPAVARRLAEQFGLTCKLIDPDLAVAKGAAVYGQKKALERAVRDDLVKAGRIGADDDLTAASDADVAAAAAERAGEVGLPASAVADLVRTTVTNVTSRGFGIFAEDRGRPVAAFLAQQNDPLPISVARTFYTVTDDQTEVDIRVFEQGTAVASPVIEDNKVIVAGALRGIPSGHQRGTPVEVTFIMGRDQTIEVRATHPGTADPLVLRVTAGVGSEALRTAEAEKVNKLVERRD; encoded by the coding sequence ATGACAAACGCGGCGCCCAGGCGGCGCGTCGGAAGGGACGGTGGCGGCGTGGCAGACGGCCCGCACCTGGCCTCAGGCGGTTCAGGCCCGCACCTGGCCTCAGGCGGTTCAGGCCCGCACCTGGCCTCAGGCGACCTGGCCTCGGGCAGGTCAGGCGACGGCGGACGGGGCGCCAAGGTCTTCGGGATCGACCTCGGGACGACCTACTCGTGCATCGCGCGGCTGGACGAGTACGGCCGGCCGGACGTGATCCGCAACATCGAGTCGCAGCCGACCACCCCGAGCGTGGTGCTGTTCGACGAGGGCGCCGAGCGTCAGGTGTCGTTCGTCGTCGGCACGCAGGCCAAGCGCCAGCTGCGGATCCGGCCGGACGACGTGGCCAGCCTGGTCAAGCGGCACATGGGCACGTCGGACTGGAGGTTCGTCGCGCACGGTGTCGAGTACACCGCCGCCGCCGTCTCCAGCCTGGTTCTCAAGGCCCTGGCCGCCGACGCGGAGCGCGCCACCGGCGGCCCGGTGACCGACGTCGTCATCACGGTGCCCGCCTACTTCGGCGACGAGGAGCGCAAGGCGACCAAGCTCGCCGGCGAGCTCGCCGGGCTCACGGTCGTCGACATCATCAACGAGCCAACCGCCGCGGCGTTCGCCTACGGCTTCGCCCAGGACGGCGCGGCCGAGTCGACGGTCCTCGTCTACGACCTCGGTGGCGGAACCTTCGACACGACCGTGATCCGGCTGCGAGAGGGCGGCATCACCGTCGTCGCCACCGACGGCGACCACGAGCTCGGTGGCGCCGACTGGGACCTGGAGCTGGTCCGCCACCTGGCCCGCCGGTTCGTCGAGGCGCAGCCGGACGCCGGTGACCCGCTCGACGACGTCTACGACGAGCAGGAGCTGCTCACCTCGGCCGAGGACGCGAAGCTCGCCCTGTCCGGCCGGGAGAGCGTCGACGTGCTGGTCGTGCACGGTGGCCGGCGCACCAGCGTGACGGTGACCAGGTCCTCCTTCGAGGAGCTGACGAAGCCGCTGCTGGACCGCACGGTCGAGCTCACGGCGTCGGTCCTCGGGCGGGCGAAGGAGAAGGGCGTCGACCGGATCGACACCTGCCTGCTCGTCGGGGGCATGAGCAAGTCGCCCGCGGTAGCCCGCCGGCTCGCCGAGCAGTTCGGGCTCACCTGCAAGCTGATCGACCCGGACCTCGCGGTGGCCAAGGGCGCGGCCGTCTACGGCCAGAAGAAGGCGCTGGAGCGGGCCGTCCGCGACGACCTGGTGAAGGCTGGGCGGATCGGGGCCGACGACGACCTGACGGCGGCCTCCGACGCCGACGTCGCCGCGGCGGCGGCCGAACGGGCCGGCGAGGTCGGGCTGCCGGCCTCCGCCGTGGCGGACCTGGTACGCACCACCGTCACGAACGTCACGTCCCGGGGCTTCGGCATCTTCGCCGAGGACCGGGGCCGGCCGGTGGCCGCGTTCCTCGCCCAGCAGAACGACCCGCTGCCGATCTCGGTCGCCAGGACCTTCTACACCGTCACCGACGACCAGACCGAGGTCGACATCCGGGTCTTCGAACAGGGCACCGCGGTCGCGTCCCCGGTGATCGAGGACAACAAGGTCATCGTCGCCGGCGCGCTGCGCGGCATCCCGTCCGGCCACCAGCGCGGCACGCCTGTCGAGGTGACCTTCATCATGGGCCGCGACCAGACGATCGAGGTCCGCGCGACCCACCCGGGCACCGCCGACCCGCTCGTGCTGCGGGTCACCGCCGGCGTCGGCAGCGAGGCGCTGCGCACCGCCGAGGCCGAGAAGGTCAACAAGCTCGTCGAACGCCGCGATTAA
- a CDS encoding Tellurium resistance: MAFDNPNPGAASGPGGATPGVSLSKVTLTKSAPSVSLSKQGGGGRLHVNLNWQAGAPQKGGFLKRVLGGTGGIDLDLAALYELSDGQKGVIQALGDTFGAFDAPPFVLLDADDRTGSAVGGENLYVNLARAGQIRRLLIFAFIYEGVASFDQANAVATLTPAQGAPIEVHLDEQAGGSRMCAIALLTNNGAGDFTVSREVKYVGGHRQLDALYNWGLNWTPGRK; the protein is encoded by the coding sequence ATGGCTTTCGACAACCCGAACCCAGGGGCGGCCAGCGGGCCGGGTGGCGCGACGCCCGGGGTGTCCCTGAGCAAGGTCACCCTCACGAAGTCCGCGCCGAGCGTGTCGCTGTCCAAACAGGGCGGCGGCGGGCGGCTGCACGTGAACCTGAACTGGCAGGCCGGTGCCCCCCAGAAGGGCGGCTTCCTCAAGCGGGTGCTCGGTGGCACCGGCGGGATCGACCTCGACCTCGCCGCTCTCTATGAGCTGAGCGACGGCCAGAAGGGGGTCATCCAGGCCCTCGGTGACACCTTCGGCGCCTTCGACGCCCCGCCGTTCGTCCTGCTCGACGCCGACGACCGGACGGGGTCCGCGGTCGGCGGCGAGAACCTCTACGTCAACCTGGCGCGGGCGGGGCAGATCCGCCGGCTGCTGATCTTCGCGTTCATCTACGAGGGGGTGGCCTCCTTCGACCAGGCCAACGCGGTCGCGACGCTGACCCCCGCACAGGGCGCCCCGATCGAGGTCCACCTGGACGAGCAGGCCGGCGGCTCCCGGATGTGCGCCATCGCGCTGCTGACGAACAACGGCGCCGGCGACTTCACCGTCAGCCGGGAGGTCAAGTACGTCGGCGGCCACCGTCAGCTCGACGCCCTTTACAACTGGGGCCTCAACTGGACGCCGGGCCGCAAGTGA
- a CDS encoding DUF475 domain-containing protein: MHILRIFGWSFAVTAVVIAGAGVLGGGQAAALVAILAVLEISLSFDNAVINATVLGRMSPAWQRVFLTLGVLIAVFGMRLIFPIVVVALTAHLNPYDVFDLAVNHSDQYAAKLHAAHPAIAAFGGIFLFMIFLDFMFDNERDVQWLRWLEEPLRKIGALDVIPIVIALVALLVVGEAFSDGHTEQVFVAGVAGLAVYLAVSGLGEFFESRGIGAEDDDDGEGKPATAGGASTAALATGKAAFFLFLYLEVLDASFSFDGVVGAFAISQNIFVIAAGLGIGAMYIRSLTVFLVRQGTLSEYVFLEHGAHYAIGALAVILAVSIENDVPEIVTGLIGVAFIGLALLTSIRHRRHKADEGGSSDESTTAEPVGASS, encoded by the coding sequence GTGCACATCTTGCGGATCTTCGGCTGGTCATTCGCCGTGACCGCCGTGGTCATCGCTGGCGCCGGAGTGCTCGGCGGCGGCCAGGCCGCGGCGCTCGTGGCGATCCTGGCCGTCCTCGAGATCAGTCTGTCGTTCGACAACGCGGTGATCAACGCGACGGTCCTGGGTCGGATGAGCCCCGCCTGGCAGCGGGTGTTCCTGACGCTCGGTGTGCTGATCGCCGTCTTCGGCATGCGGCTGATCTTCCCGATCGTGGTCGTCGCGCTCACGGCTCATCTGAACCCGTATGACGTCTTCGACCTCGCGGTGAACCATTCCGATCAGTACGCGGCGAAGCTCCATGCCGCACACCCGGCGATCGCCGCGTTCGGCGGGATCTTCCTCTTCATGATCTTCCTGGACTTCATGTTCGACAACGAGCGTGACGTCCAGTGGCTGCGCTGGCTGGAAGAGCCGCTGCGCAAGATCGGCGCGCTGGACGTCATCCCGATCGTGATCGCGCTGGTCGCGCTGCTCGTCGTCGGCGAGGCGTTCTCCGACGGCCACACCGAGCAGGTCTTCGTCGCCGGAGTGGCCGGTCTGGCGGTGTACCTGGCCGTCAGCGGCCTCGGCGAGTTCTTCGAGTCGCGCGGGATCGGCGCCGAGGACGACGACGACGGCGAGGGAAAGCCGGCCACCGCGGGCGGGGCGTCCACCGCGGCCCTCGCCACCGGCAAGGCCGCCTTCTTCCTGTTCCTCTACCTCGAGGTGCTGGACGCGAGCTTCTCGTTCGACGGCGTCGTCGGAGCGTTCGCGATCTCGCAGAACATCTTCGTCATCGCCGCCGGTCTCGGCATCGGGGCGATGTACATCCGGTCGCTGACCGTCTTCCTGGTCCGCCAGGGGACGTTGTCCGAGTACGTGTTCCTCGAGCACGGCGCGCACTACGCGATCGGCGCGCTGGCGGTGATCCTCGCCGTCTCGATCGAGAACGACGTGCCCGAGATCGTCACCGGGCTGATCGGTGTCGCCTTCATCGGACTGGCGCTGCTGACCTCGATCCGCCACCGCAGGCACAAGGCGGACGAGGGCGGTAGCTCAGACGAGAGCACCACCGCGGAACCGGTCGGCGCCAGCTCCTGA
- a CDS encoding TerD family protein, translated as MGVSLSKGGNVSLSKEAPGLTSIMVGLGWDARTTTGSDFDLDASAIACRADGRVLSDQYFVFFNNLKSPDGAIEHQGDNLTGAGEGDDEQVKVNLASLPPEIDKIVFPVSIYDAESRQQSFGQVRNAFIRIANEVGGAEIARYDLSEDASTETAMIFGEVYRHGADWKFRAVGQGYATGLRGIAQDYGVNV; from the coding sequence GTGGGAGTCAGCCTCAGCAAGGGCGGCAACGTCTCGTTGTCGAAGGAGGCACCTGGCCTCACGAGCATCATGGTCGGTCTCGGCTGGGACGCTCGGACGACGACCGGATCGGACTTCGACCTCGACGCGAGCGCGATCGCGTGCCGCGCTGACGGTCGGGTGCTCTCCGACCAGTACTTCGTCTTCTTCAACAACCTGAAAAGCCCGGACGGCGCTATCGAGCACCAGGGTGACAACCTCACCGGCGCCGGCGAGGGCGACGACGAGCAGGTGAAGGTGAACCTCGCCAGCCTGCCGCCGGAGATCGACAAGATCGTGTTCCCGGTCTCGATCTACGACGCCGAGTCGCGGCAGCAGAGCTTCGGCCAGGTGCGCAACGCCTTCATCCGGATCGCGAACGAGGTCGGCGGCGCTGAGATCGCCCGGTACGACCTGTCCGAGGACGCCTCGACCGAGACCGCTATGATCTTCGGCGAGGTCTACCGGCACGGCGCCGACTGGAAGTTCCGGGCGGTCGGCCAGGGCTACGCCACCGGCCTGCGCGGCATCGCCCAGGACTACGGCGTCAACGTCTGA